One window of Lemur catta isolate mLemCat1 chromosome 3, mLemCat1.pri, whole genome shotgun sequence genomic DNA carries:
- the DENND4B gene encoding DENN domain-containing protein 4B isoform X1, with protein MEADAVSEGGAMAEERPPRLVDYFVVAGLPGNGAPIPEETWIPEPSGPLRPPRPAEPITDVAIIARALGEEVPQGYTCIQASAGGHPLELSAGLLGGTQPVICYRRGRDKPPLVELGVLYEGKEHPKPGFQVLDTTPYSHSANLAPPGPGHPRTYLTYRRAAEGAGLHALGITDLCLVLPSKGEGTPHTYCRLPRNLNPGMWGPAVYLCYKVGLAKANTLVYEAELLGRYPEEDNEAFPLPESVPVFCLPMGATIECWPAQTKYPVPVFSTFVLTGAAGDKVYGAALQFYEAFPRARLSERQARALGLLSAVERGRALGGRAVRSRRAIAVLSRWPAFPAFRAFLTFLYRYSVSGPHRLPLEAHISHFIHNVPFPSPQRPRILVQMSPYDNLLLCQPVSSPLPLSGASFLQLLQSLGPELAVTLLLAVLTEHKLLVHSLRPDLLTSVCEALVSMIFPLHWQCPYIPLCPLVLADVLSAPVPFIVGIHSSYFDLHDPPADVICVDLDTNTLFQTEEKKLLSPRTLPRRPYKVLLATLTNLYQQLDQTYTGPEEEASLEFLLTDYEAVCGRRARLEREVQGAFLRFMACLLKGYRVFLRPLTQAPSEGARDVDNLFFLQGFLKSRERSSHKLYSQLLHTQMFSQFIEECSFGSARHSALEFFDSCVDKVHPEQEKPELTPLVELEELSGNELTVFITPPEEPPVPEGGESTPQYCYDGFPELRAELFESPQEQPGALPVPGPSRSAPSSPAPRRTKQEMKVAQRMAQKSAAVPELWARCLLGHCYGLWFLCLPAYVRSAPSRVQALHTAYHVLRQMESCKVVLPDEVCYRVLMQLCSHYGQPVLSVRVMLEMRQAGIVPNTITYGYYNKAVLESKWPSGTPGGRLRWAKLRNVVLGAAQFRQPLRERRQQQQQQQQQQQEEEVSAHQEAGSSQPESYLERPSPSRPLQRQTTWAGRSLRDPASPTGRLVKSGSLGSARGAQPTVEAGVAHMIEALGVLEPRGSPVPWHDGSLSDLSLTGEEPAPGGSPGGSGLALSAQSTEALEGLSGRGPKAGGRQDEAGTPRRGLGARLQQLLTPSRRSLASRIPPPELPPDLPAPARRSPMDSLLHPRERPGSTASESSASLGSEWDLSESSLSSLSLRRSSERLSDTPGSFQSPSLEILLSSCSLCRACDSLVYDEEIMAGWAPDDSNLNTTCPFCACPFVPLLSVQTLDSRPSAPSPVPAGASGSKDAPVPGGPGPVLSDRRLCLALDEPQLCNGHVGGASRRVESGAWAYLSPLVLRKELESLVENEGSEVLALPELPAAHPIIFWNLLWYFQRLRLPSILPGLVLASCDGPPLPQAPSPWLTPDPASVQVRLLWDVLTPDPNSCPPLYVLWRVHSESGIWSRVCGGGPMPRGLSDPGDLPSLPPGQIPQRVVWPGPVPASLSLALLESVLRHVGLNEVHKAVGLLLETLGPPPTGLHLQRSIYREILFLTMAALGKDHVDIVAFDKKYKSAFNKLASSMGKEELRQRRAQMPTPKAIDCRKCFGAPPEC; from the exons ATGGAGGCAG ATGCAGTGAGTGAGGGGGGGGCCATGGCGGAGGAGCGCCCCCCCCGGCTGGTGGATTACTTCGTGGTAGCTGGGCTTCCAGGGAACGGAGCACCCATCCCTGAGGAAACGTGGATTCCTGAACCCAGTGGGCCCCTGCGCCCTCCCCGGCCGGCTGAGCCCATCACGGATGTAGCCATCATTGCTAGGGCACTGGGCGAGGAGGTGCCCCAGGGCTATACCTGCATCCAAGCTTCTGCTGGGGGCCACCCCTTGGAACTCAGTGCTGGGCTCCTGGGTGGAACTCAGCCTGTCATCTGCTACCGCAGGGGCCGTGACAAGCCCCCCCTTGTTGAACTGGG GGTGTTGTATGAGGGGAAGGAGCATCCCAAGCCTGGCTTCCAAGTGCTTGACACAACACCCTACAGCCACTCAGCCAACCTGGCCCCTCCAGGCCCTGGGCACCCCCGCACCTACCTCACTTACCGGCGGGCAGCAGAGGGGGCAGGGCTGCATGCCCTGGGCATCACTGACCTCTGCCTGGTGCTGCCCAGCAAGGGTGAGGGCACTCCTCATACTTACTGCCGGTTGCCCCGCAACCTCAACCCTGGCATG TGGGGCCCAGCAGTGTACCTGTGCTACAAGGTGGGCCTGGCCAAGGCCAACACGCTGGTATATGAGGCAG AGCTGCTGGGCCGCTACCCGGAGGAGGACAATGAGGCATTCCCGCTGCCCGAGTCAGTGCCCGTCTTCTGCCTGCCCATGGGGGCCACTATCGAGTGCTGGCCTGCGCAGACCAAGTACCCTGTGCCCGTCTTCTCCACCTTCGTGCTCACGGGTGCAGCTGGTGATAAG GTGTATGGTGCCGCCCTGCAATTCTACGAGGCGTTCCCGAGGGCCAGGCTGTCAGAGCGGCAAGCACGGGCGCTGGGCCTGCTGAGCGCTGTGGAGCGGGGCCGGGCACTGGGGGGCCGAGCTGTGCGCAGCCGGCGCGCCATTGCTGTGCTGTCCCGCtggcctgccttccctgccttTCGCGCCTTCCTCACCTTCCTTTACCGCTACTCCGTCTCAGGCCCCCACCGCCTGCCCTTGGAAGC GCATATCTCCCACTTCATTCACAAcgtccccttcccttccccacagaGGCCCCGCATCCTAGTGCAG ATGTCTCCCTATGACAACCTGCTCCTCTGTCAACCTGTgtcctcacccctgcccctcaG TGGTGCCAGcttcctgcagctgctgcagagccTGGGCCCTGAGCTGGCTGTCACGCTACTGCTGGCTGTGCTCACAGAGCACAAGCTGCTGGTCCACTCGCTGCGGCCAGACCTGCTCACCAGCGTCTGTGAGGCCCTCGTCTCG ATGATCTTCCCGCTGCACTGGCAGTGCCCCTACATTCCGCTGTGCCCACTGGTGCTGGCAGACGTGCTGAGCGCCCCTGTGCCCTTCATTGTGGGTATCCACTCCAGTTACTTCGATCTGCACGACCCGCCTGCTGACGTCATCTGCGTTGATCTTGATACCAACACGCTCTTCCA GACTGAGGAAAAGAAGCTCCTCTCCCCTCGGACCCTGCCCCGCAGACCCTACAAGGTTCTGTTGGCCACACTGACAAACCTGTACCAGCAACTGGACCAGA CATATACTGGACCCGAGGAGGAGGCATCCCTGGAATTCCTGCTGACAGACTACGAGGCAGTGTGTGGCCGCCGGGCCCGGCTGGAGCGCGAAGTCCAGGGAGCTTTTCTCCGCTTCATGGCCTGTCTGCTCAAGGGCTACCGGGTCTTCCTGCGCCCACTCACCCAGGCCCCCTCTGAGGGGGCTCGTGATGTTGACAACCTTTTCTTCCTGCAGG GCTTCCTCAAATCCCGGGAACGCTCCAGCCACAAACTGTACTCTCAGCTGCTGCACACACAGATGTTCTCGCAGTTCATCGAGGAATGCTCTTTTGGCTCTGCTCGGCATTCTGCCCTCGAATTCTTCGACTCTTGTGTTGACAAG GTCCACCCAGAGCAGGAGAAGCCTGAGCTGACACCCTTAGTGGAGCTGGAGGAGCTGTCGGGAAATGAGCTCACTGTCTTCATCACGCCTCCCGAGGAGCCACCGGTACCAGAGGGTGGTGAATCCACTCCCCAATACTG CTACGATGGGTTCCCCGAGCTACGGGCTGAGCTGTTTGAGTCTCCTCAAGAGCAACCTGGGGCCCTGCCTGTGCCGGGCCCATCCCGTAGTGCCCCCAGCAGTCCTGCCCCTCGCCGTACAAAACAG GAGATGAAGGTTGCACAGCGGATGGCACAGAAGTCAGCAGCTGTGCCTGAGCTGTGGGCCCGGTGCCTGCTGGGGCACTGCTATGGGCTGTGGTTCCTGTGTCTACCTGCCTATGTGCGGTCGGCGCCCTCCCGCGTACAGGCACTGCACACAGCCTACCATGTGCTGCGCCAGATGGAGAGCTGCAAGGTGGTGCTCCCTGATGAG GTGTGTTACCGGGTGCTGATGCAGCTCTGCTCACACTACGGGCAGCCTGTTCTATCTGTGCGTGTCATGCTGGAGATGCGGCAGGCGGGCATCGTTCCCAACACCATCACTTACGGCTACTACAACAAG GCTGTgctggagagcaagtggccatCTGGCACACCTGGTGGGCGCCTGCGCTGGGCTAAGCTCCGGAATGTCGTCCTGGGGGCTGCTCAGTTCCGCCAGCCCTTGAGagagcggcggcagcagcagcagcagcagcagcagcagcagcaggaggaggaggtatCAGCACATCAGGAGGCAGGCAGCTCCCAGCCAG AGTCCTATCTGGAGCGCCCCTCTCCCAGCCGCCCCCTTCAGCGCCAGACAACTTGGGCTGGGCGAAGTCTGCGGGACCCAGCCTCACCCACTGGGCGCCTGGTGAAGAGTGGCAGCTTGGGCAGTGCCCGAGGGGCACAGCCCACTGTAGAGGCTGGTGTGGCCCACA TGATAGAGGCCTTGGGGGTCCTAGAACCCCGGGGATCACCTGTGCCCTGGCATGATGGAAGTCTCTCAGACCTAAGCCTGACAGGGGAGGAGCCAGCACCTGGAGGCAGCCCAGGAGGCTCAGGCTTGGCCCTCAGTGCCCAGTCCACAGAGGCCCTGGAAGGGCTAAGTGGGCGGGGGCCCAAGGCTGGTGGGCGTCAGGATGAGGCAGGCACCCCCCGACGAGGGCTGGGTGCCCGCCTCCAACAACTGCTCACTCCTTCCCGCCGCTCCCTTGCCTCCCGCATTCCCCCACCTGAGCTGCCCCCTGACCTGCCAGCCCCAGCCCGCCGCAGCCCTATGGACAGCCTTCTGCATCCCCGGGAGCGCCCTGGGTCCACTGCCTCTGAG AGCTCAGCCTCTCTGGGCAGTGAGTGGGACCTCTCAGAATCTTCTCTCAGCAGCCTGAGCCTTCGCCGTTCCTCAGAGCGCCTCAGTGACACCCCTGGATCCTTCCAGTCACCTTCCCTGGAA ATTCTGCTGTCTAGCTGCTCCCTGTGCCGTGCCTGTGATTCGCTGGTGTATGATGAGGAAATCATGGCTGGCTGGGCACCTGACGACTCTAACCTCAACACAACCTGCCCCTTCTGCGCCTGCCCCTTTGTGCCCCTGCTCAGTGTCCAGACCCTTGATTCCCGGCCCAG TGCCCCCAGCCCCGTCCCTGCTGGTGCCAGTGGCAGCAAAGATGCTCCTGTCCCTGGGGGTCCTGGCCCTGTGCTCAGTGACCGCAGGCTCTGCCTTGCTCTGGATGAGCCCCAGCTCTGCAATGGGCACGTAGGG GGTGCCTCCCGGCGGGTTGAAAGTGGGGCATGGGCATACTTGAGCCCCCTGGTGCTGCGCAAGGAGCTGGAGTCACTGGTAGAGAATGAGGGCAGTGAGGTGCTGGCATTGCCCGAGCTGCCTGCTGCCCACCCCATCATCTTCTGGAACCTTCTGTGGTATTTCCAACGGCTGCGCCTGCCCAGTATTCTACCAGGCCTGGTGCTGGCCTCCTGTGATGGGCCCCCGCTCCCCCAG GCCCCATCTCCTTGGCTAACCCCTGATCCAGCCTCTGTGCAGGTACGACTGCTGTGGGATGTATTGACCCCTGACCCCAATAGCTGCCCACCTCTCTATGTGCTCTGGAGGGTCCACAGTGAGTCTGGTATTTGGTCtagggtgtgtggggggggtccCATGCCCAGAGGGCTCAGTGACCCTGGtgaccttccttcccttcctccaggcCAGATCCCCCAGCGGGTGGTATGGCCAGGCCCAGTACCTGCGTCCCTTAGTTTGGCTTTGTTGGAGTCGGTGCTGCGCCATGTTGGACTCAATGAAGTGCACAAGGCTGTGGGGCTCCTGCTGGAAACTCTAGGGCCCCCTCCCACTGGCCTGCACCTGCAGAG GAGCATCTACCGTGAGATCTTATTCCTGACAATGGCTGCTCTTGGCAAGGACCACGTGGACATAG TGGCCTTCGATAAGAAGTACAAGTCTGCCTTTAACAAGCTGGCCAGCAGCATGGGCAAGGAGGAGCTGAGGCAGCGGCGGGCACAGATGCCCACTCCCAAGGCCATTGACTGCCGAAAATGTTTTGGAGCGCCTCCGGAATGCTAG
- the DENND4B gene encoding DENN domain-containing protein 4B isoform X3 — translation MAEERPPRLVDYFVVAGLPGNGAPIPEETWIPEPSGPLRPPRPAEPITDVAIIARALGEEVPQGYTCIQASAGGHPLELSAGLLGGTQPVICYRRGRDKPPLVELGVLYEGKEHPKPGFQVLDTTPYSHSANLAPPGPGHPRTYLTYRRAAEGAGLHALGITDLCLVLPSKGEGTPHTYCRLPRNLNPGMWGPAVYLCYKVGLAKANTLVYEAELLGRYPEEDNEAFPLPESVPVFCLPMGATIECWPAQTKYPVPVFSTFVLTGAAGDKVYGAALQFYEAFPRARLSERQARALGLLSAVERGRALGGRAVRSRRAIAVLSRWPAFPAFRAFLTFLYRYSVSGPHRLPLEAHISHFIHNVPFPSPQRPRILVQMSPYDNLLLCQPVSSPLPLSGASFLQLLQSLGPELAVTLLLAVLTEHKLLVHSLRPDLLTSVCEALVSMIFPLHWQCPYIPLCPLVLADVLSAPVPFIVGIHSSYFDLHDPPADVICVDLDTNTLFQTEEKKLLSPRTLPRRPYKVLLATLTNLYQQLDQTYTGPEEEASLEFLLTDYEAVCGRRARLEREVQGAFLRFMACLLKGYRVFLRPLTQAPSEGARDVDNLFFLQGFLKSRERSSHKLYSQLLHTQMFSQFIEECSFGSARHSALEFFDSCVDKVHPEQEKPELTPLVELEELSGNELTVFITPPEEPPVPEGGESTPQYCYDGFPELRAELFESPQEQPGALPVPGPSRSAPSSPAPRRTKQEMKVAQRMAQKSAAVPELWARCLLGHCYGLWFLCLPAYVRSAPSRVQALHTAYHVLRQMESCKVVLPDEVCYRVLMQLCSHYGQPVLSVRVMLEMRQAGIVPNTITYGYYNKAVLESKWPSGTPGGRLRWAKLRNVVLGAAQFRQPLRERRQQQQQQQQQQQEEEVSAHQEAGSSQPESYLERPSPSRPLQRQTTWAGRSLRDPASPTGRLVKSGSLGSARGAQPTVEAGVAHMIEALGVLEPRGSPVPWHDGSLSDLSLTGEEPAPGGSPGGSGLALSAQSTEALEGLSGRGPKAGGRQDEAGTPRRGLGARLQQLLTPSRRSLASRIPPPELPPDLPAPARRSPMDSLLHPRERPGSTASESSASLGSEWDLSESSLSSLSLRRSSERLSDTPGSFQSPSLEILLSSCSLCRACDSLVYDEEIMAGWAPDDSNLNTTCPFCACPFVPLLSVQTLDSRPSAPSPVPAGASGSKDAPVPGGPGPVLSDRRLCLALDEPQLCNGHVGGASRRVESGAWAYLSPLVLRKELESLVENEGSEVLALPELPAAHPIIFWNLLWYFQRLRLPSILPGLVLASCDGPPLPQAPSPWLTPDPASVQVRLLWDVLTPDPNSCPPLYVLWRVHSESGIWSRVCGGGPMPRGLSDPGDLPSLPPGQIPQRVVWPGPVPASLSLALLESVLRHVGLNEVHKAVGLLLETLGPPPTGLHLQRSIYREILFLTMAALGKDHVDIVAFDKKYKSAFNKLASSMGKEELRQRRAQMPTPKAIDCRKCFGAPPEC, via the exons ATGGCGGAGGAGCGCCCCCCCCGGCTGGTGGATTACTTCGTGGTAGCTGGGCTTCCAGGGAACGGAGCACCCATCCCTGAGGAAACGTGGATTCCTGAACCCAGTGGGCCCCTGCGCCCTCCCCGGCCGGCTGAGCCCATCACGGATGTAGCCATCATTGCTAGGGCACTGGGCGAGGAGGTGCCCCAGGGCTATACCTGCATCCAAGCTTCTGCTGGGGGCCACCCCTTGGAACTCAGTGCTGGGCTCCTGGGTGGAACTCAGCCTGTCATCTGCTACCGCAGGGGCCGTGACAAGCCCCCCCTTGTTGAACTGGG GGTGTTGTATGAGGGGAAGGAGCATCCCAAGCCTGGCTTCCAAGTGCTTGACACAACACCCTACAGCCACTCAGCCAACCTGGCCCCTCCAGGCCCTGGGCACCCCCGCACCTACCTCACTTACCGGCGGGCAGCAGAGGGGGCAGGGCTGCATGCCCTGGGCATCACTGACCTCTGCCTGGTGCTGCCCAGCAAGGGTGAGGGCACTCCTCATACTTACTGCCGGTTGCCCCGCAACCTCAACCCTGGCATG TGGGGCCCAGCAGTGTACCTGTGCTACAAGGTGGGCCTGGCCAAGGCCAACACGCTGGTATATGAGGCAG AGCTGCTGGGCCGCTACCCGGAGGAGGACAATGAGGCATTCCCGCTGCCCGAGTCAGTGCCCGTCTTCTGCCTGCCCATGGGGGCCACTATCGAGTGCTGGCCTGCGCAGACCAAGTACCCTGTGCCCGTCTTCTCCACCTTCGTGCTCACGGGTGCAGCTGGTGATAAG GTGTATGGTGCCGCCCTGCAATTCTACGAGGCGTTCCCGAGGGCCAGGCTGTCAGAGCGGCAAGCACGGGCGCTGGGCCTGCTGAGCGCTGTGGAGCGGGGCCGGGCACTGGGGGGCCGAGCTGTGCGCAGCCGGCGCGCCATTGCTGTGCTGTCCCGCtggcctgccttccctgccttTCGCGCCTTCCTCACCTTCCTTTACCGCTACTCCGTCTCAGGCCCCCACCGCCTGCCCTTGGAAGC GCATATCTCCCACTTCATTCACAAcgtccccttcccttccccacagaGGCCCCGCATCCTAGTGCAG ATGTCTCCCTATGACAACCTGCTCCTCTGTCAACCTGTgtcctcacccctgcccctcaG TGGTGCCAGcttcctgcagctgctgcagagccTGGGCCCTGAGCTGGCTGTCACGCTACTGCTGGCTGTGCTCACAGAGCACAAGCTGCTGGTCCACTCGCTGCGGCCAGACCTGCTCACCAGCGTCTGTGAGGCCCTCGTCTCG ATGATCTTCCCGCTGCACTGGCAGTGCCCCTACATTCCGCTGTGCCCACTGGTGCTGGCAGACGTGCTGAGCGCCCCTGTGCCCTTCATTGTGGGTATCCACTCCAGTTACTTCGATCTGCACGACCCGCCTGCTGACGTCATCTGCGTTGATCTTGATACCAACACGCTCTTCCA GACTGAGGAAAAGAAGCTCCTCTCCCCTCGGACCCTGCCCCGCAGACCCTACAAGGTTCTGTTGGCCACACTGACAAACCTGTACCAGCAACTGGACCAGA CATATACTGGACCCGAGGAGGAGGCATCCCTGGAATTCCTGCTGACAGACTACGAGGCAGTGTGTGGCCGCCGGGCCCGGCTGGAGCGCGAAGTCCAGGGAGCTTTTCTCCGCTTCATGGCCTGTCTGCTCAAGGGCTACCGGGTCTTCCTGCGCCCACTCACCCAGGCCCCCTCTGAGGGGGCTCGTGATGTTGACAACCTTTTCTTCCTGCAGG GCTTCCTCAAATCCCGGGAACGCTCCAGCCACAAACTGTACTCTCAGCTGCTGCACACACAGATGTTCTCGCAGTTCATCGAGGAATGCTCTTTTGGCTCTGCTCGGCATTCTGCCCTCGAATTCTTCGACTCTTGTGTTGACAAG GTCCACCCAGAGCAGGAGAAGCCTGAGCTGACACCCTTAGTGGAGCTGGAGGAGCTGTCGGGAAATGAGCTCACTGTCTTCATCACGCCTCCCGAGGAGCCACCGGTACCAGAGGGTGGTGAATCCACTCCCCAATACTG CTACGATGGGTTCCCCGAGCTACGGGCTGAGCTGTTTGAGTCTCCTCAAGAGCAACCTGGGGCCCTGCCTGTGCCGGGCCCATCCCGTAGTGCCCCCAGCAGTCCTGCCCCTCGCCGTACAAAACAG GAGATGAAGGTTGCACAGCGGATGGCACAGAAGTCAGCAGCTGTGCCTGAGCTGTGGGCCCGGTGCCTGCTGGGGCACTGCTATGGGCTGTGGTTCCTGTGTCTACCTGCCTATGTGCGGTCGGCGCCCTCCCGCGTACAGGCACTGCACACAGCCTACCATGTGCTGCGCCAGATGGAGAGCTGCAAGGTGGTGCTCCCTGATGAG GTGTGTTACCGGGTGCTGATGCAGCTCTGCTCACACTACGGGCAGCCTGTTCTATCTGTGCGTGTCATGCTGGAGATGCGGCAGGCGGGCATCGTTCCCAACACCATCACTTACGGCTACTACAACAAG GCTGTgctggagagcaagtggccatCTGGCACACCTGGTGGGCGCCTGCGCTGGGCTAAGCTCCGGAATGTCGTCCTGGGGGCTGCTCAGTTCCGCCAGCCCTTGAGagagcggcggcagcagcagcagcagcagcagcagcagcagcaggaggaggaggtatCAGCACATCAGGAGGCAGGCAGCTCCCAGCCAG AGTCCTATCTGGAGCGCCCCTCTCCCAGCCGCCCCCTTCAGCGCCAGACAACTTGGGCTGGGCGAAGTCTGCGGGACCCAGCCTCACCCACTGGGCGCCTGGTGAAGAGTGGCAGCTTGGGCAGTGCCCGAGGGGCACAGCCCACTGTAGAGGCTGGTGTGGCCCACA TGATAGAGGCCTTGGGGGTCCTAGAACCCCGGGGATCACCTGTGCCCTGGCATGATGGAAGTCTCTCAGACCTAAGCCTGACAGGGGAGGAGCCAGCACCTGGAGGCAGCCCAGGAGGCTCAGGCTTGGCCCTCAGTGCCCAGTCCACAGAGGCCCTGGAAGGGCTAAGTGGGCGGGGGCCCAAGGCTGGTGGGCGTCAGGATGAGGCAGGCACCCCCCGACGAGGGCTGGGTGCCCGCCTCCAACAACTGCTCACTCCTTCCCGCCGCTCCCTTGCCTCCCGCATTCCCCCACCTGAGCTGCCCCCTGACCTGCCAGCCCCAGCCCGCCGCAGCCCTATGGACAGCCTTCTGCATCCCCGGGAGCGCCCTGGGTCCACTGCCTCTGAG AGCTCAGCCTCTCTGGGCAGTGAGTGGGACCTCTCAGAATCTTCTCTCAGCAGCCTGAGCCTTCGCCGTTCCTCAGAGCGCCTCAGTGACACCCCTGGATCCTTCCAGTCACCTTCCCTGGAA ATTCTGCTGTCTAGCTGCTCCCTGTGCCGTGCCTGTGATTCGCTGGTGTATGATGAGGAAATCATGGCTGGCTGGGCACCTGACGACTCTAACCTCAACACAACCTGCCCCTTCTGCGCCTGCCCCTTTGTGCCCCTGCTCAGTGTCCAGACCCTTGATTCCCGGCCCAG TGCCCCCAGCCCCGTCCCTGCTGGTGCCAGTGGCAGCAAAGATGCTCCTGTCCCTGGGGGTCCTGGCCCTGTGCTCAGTGACCGCAGGCTCTGCCTTGCTCTGGATGAGCCCCAGCTCTGCAATGGGCACGTAGGG GGTGCCTCCCGGCGGGTTGAAAGTGGGGCATGGGCATACTTGAGCCCCCTGGTGCTGCGCAAGGAGCTGGAGTCACTGGTAGAGAATGAGGGCAGTGAGGTGCTGGCATTGCCCGAGCTGCCTGCTGCCCACCCCATCATCTTCTGGAACCTTCTGTGGTATTTCCAACGGCTGCGCCTGCCCAGTATTCTACCAGGCCTGGTGCTGGCCTCCTGTGATGGGCCCCCGCTCCCCCAG GCCCCATCTCCTTGGCTAACCCCTGATCCAGCCTCTGTGCAGGTACGACTGCTGTGGGATGTATTGACCCCTGACCCCAATAGCTGCCCACCTCTCTATGTGCTCTGGAGGGTCCACAGTGAGTCTGGTATTTGGTCtagggtgtgtggggggggtccCATGCCCAGAGGGCTCAGTGACCCTGGtgaccttccttcccttcctccaggcCAGATCCCCCAGCGGGTGGTATGGCCAGGCCCAGTACCTGCGTCCCTTAGTTTGGCTTTGTTGGAGTCGGTGCTGCGCCATGTTGGACTCAATGAAGTGCACAAGGCTGTGGGGCTCCTGCTGGAAACTCTAGGGCCCCCTCCCACTGGCCTGCACCTGCAGAG GAGCATCTACCGTGAGATCTTATTCCTGACAATGGCTGCTCTTGGCAAGGACCACGTGGACATAG TGGCCTTCGATAAGAAGTACAAGTCTGCCTTTAACAAGCTGGCCAGCAGCATGGGCAAGGAGGAGCTGAGGCAGCGGCGGGCACAGATGCCCACTCCCAAGGCCATTGACTGCCGAAAATGTTTTGGAGCGCCTCCGGAATGCTAG